One window from the genome of Acidobacteriota bacterium encodes:
- a CDS encoding response regulator — protein MQQRILLIDDEKLIRIALIHSLQEDGYMVDSASSGLEAIEKLSLNRYDLIITDLRLPDISGVEILRVAKKISPEMKVIAMTAYETEQKTEQNIRGMKGELLYKPFTLGTIKGSVSRILQK, from the coding sequence ATGCAGCAAAGGATACTTCTCATAGATGATGAAAAACTGATCAGAATTGCTCTCATCCATTCGCTGCAGGAAGACGGGTATATGGTAGATTCCGCCTCTTCGGGCCTGGAAGCAATCGAGAAGCTCTCCCTCAACCGGTATGACCTGATCATCACGGACCTCAGGCTTCCCGACATCAGCGGCGTAGAGATACTGAGGGTCGCCAAAAAGATAAGCCCTGAAATGAAGGTCATCGCCATGACGGCTTATGAGACGGAGCAGAAAACGGAACAGAACATCAGAGGCATGAAGGGAGAACTCCTGTATAAGCCCTTCACCCTCGGGACGATAAAAGGCTCCGTTTCTCGGATTCTTCAGAAATGA